GGTCCGTGACAAAGTATGGCATGAGATACTGTGACGTCCTTCCATCGATCCCGCCGTAGCAGGGAATCTTCTTTAGCACTTGCGTCTTTGTACTACCCGCCATATGCTATTCATCCCAATCGATGATGCCTGCGGCAGTATCAAACAGCTTACCCCGAATTTCACCCATAGCATCAGATAAAAAAACCAAGCAATGACACTACCCCGCCCCGCTGATTTTGAAGGCATACTCAGCCTCTCACGTACCGACAACGACGGCAGGCAGTCTGCCGTGCTAACCGGGTACAGAGCTGTCCACCAGTTGCATGACAATCACTGCAGCACCGGCATCCATGAATATCTGGATAGTGACCAGGTGCAGCCGGGTGAAAGTGGCCGGGTGGCTGTGTGTTTATCCACACCCGACATGTACCCGGCCTGTCTTTGGGATGGCCGTGAACTCAATATTCTTGAAGGTAAAAAACAGGTAGGCACACTCAGGGTCACCAGTATATTCAATACTACTCTGCGCACCAGTCCTGGCGAATACCTGATCAGGTGGCAGGCTCCCCGCCTCGCAGAAATTGGTGCCTGCCTACTTGATCTCTTCCAGGGTGACGACTACCAGATCAATCAACAGGCTTTGCAAGACCTGCACAAACTGCATGCATCTCCCCTGGTCTTGCGCATGGATGCGACACTATTCAAGACCGTGATGAACATGCCGGGCTTTGACAAGGCAAATTGCGTCGCCCGCATGCTGACTGGCTATCGCCTGAATTACACGCGCAGCCTGGCCGCGTTCAAAGCTGCGTCGGGCGATGAAACTTTCCTCAGCCTGTTTAAGGGCGCTTCCAGAAAGAAAGCACAAGAAGAATACACACAGGTGGTAACCGACCTGGGCAGCCTCATGTATGCGCTGCCAGGCTATGGCCATCTGGCGCAGGAAGAAGTACTTGCCCTGCTCGATACTGGTGACAGCTTTTTGATCTCCTTTGCCGGAACCATGATGGATGCGTTTCCCACGCTTGACGACCGGCACATAGCACAGCTACTCGACACGATGGAAGAATATGGCGTGCATGAATGGCCCTACCAACCCGGTATTGCATTGGCTGCCGCATTGACAAAAAACCCCAAAGGTTTTGACACTGTGATGAGCAGGTTCGAACATGGCAACGACAATCTGCAATCCGGCATACTCAGAAGTTTTGAATCCCTGGAAATGGCATTGCCTTTGCAGGCACAAGACATGATTGTGCGCAGGGCGCAATCACATGGCGGCAATCGCGATGACGAGGCATACAGTACTACCGTCATCGCCCTGGCACTGTGCAAAGACCGGCAAGCAGAAGCAGTAGCGATACTGGCCCCCTGCCTTGAGAGTGAAGCCTGGTTTATCCGTGGTAATGCAGCCATGTCACTGGGCTTGCTGGGTATAGAAGATGAAGTACTGATCAATCGCCTCGGTGACTTGATCTTTGATACTGAAGGCAACGACTGGAGCGTGCAGTCAGCCACGCTGGGGGCTTTGACAGAACTTGGTGACAAGGCGCGCAGCCAGATAGATAAATTGCTGAGACTGGCACGTGACGATGAAGATGACAACTATACCAAACAAATGCTGGCAGATTGCTTTGGTGCCATAGGTGACGACTCAGCCTCCGTTATTGAGGCTCTTCGCAAAATAGTTGCCAAACAAGCTTATAACAGCGGCAGGCTGGCGGTCATCGCCCTGGGCAAACTAGGCAAAGCAGCCAAACCTGCCATGGATGCAATCAAGGCGTTTATTTTCAGCGAAGACTATCATGTCGACGATGCAGAAAAAGCCCGCGCCGTCATCGATGCCTGCATCGCCATCAATGATGCGGACAATGTTGATGTCAACAACTGCATCAGGCATTTGGCAAAGTCTGTGCATGCTGATGTGGCTGAGGTGGCGCATCAGTATTTGAGCGGGGAAACTAAAAAGTAAAACCGTCGTGCATAGGCATGATGATAGCAAGATGTACGACTGAAGCAGCTCCTGATGTTAGCAAAGCCCCGGTCGTAGTGCGCATTATAATGCGCCCTACTTTACTGACCAAACGCTACTTATTCGGGTCGTAGGAGGAATTGCAATGCCCCCTGTCTTGCCACCTGGTGGCTACATCTGCGCCAGCCGCTTTATCTCTGACAAAATCTCATTGAAATCACCGTAGATATCAACATCAGCGCCAAACAATGTTTGATTTTTTGCGAGGTATTCAATTGCGGACATTAACTCCTTCATTAGTGGAGAAATCGAATCAGGGTCGTCGCTCAGTTTGCTCTCGACAAGTCGTAAAAAACAACTTGCGGTATCTGACGCATTACGGTTGTTAAGCACCGCAAGCGATGTTAGATATTGATAGTAGGCACCGATATAATATTGAAACGGAATTACCGGCATGAACCTGAGTTCTTCTGTTCGTTCGATGACCGCCCCTTGAAAAAGAAGTCTTGCCTCTGCCAAGTTTTTCCCAAAAAACATTTTATATGCATATTTTTGGTCCAGGTCATTCTTATAATCACCCCAATCTTCTTCAGATGGTATTTCCAGGGATCGTTTCATTTCACAAATTGGTCAATGTTTTTGATTGGCGCATGAGTCAATTCCACTGATTAATCTATGCAGCCACGATTTGATCATCAAGATTTATTGAATAAAGCAATCGTTCGTGCGACTGCCGGTGCGATCATGGATTCATGGCTGCCAGTGATCACTTCATGTTTACATATCGAGTATTTGGCGACCATGTTGCAAAATTCTGTATTGACCGGGATTGCAGGTGGGCTGGCAGATTCGGTAAACACATACAGGGGTGTTTTGACCGATGCCACATAGCGATAGGGGTCACGGATTTTTTGCTCGTCGGGCAGATCAACATTAAAGGGAGCAATGTTCTTGTAATGCGCCAGCCACAGCGGCAAGCGGGCAAAGCCACTATAGGCAGCAACTGCTTTGTACGGCGATGGCATTTGAGAGACGAGCAAGGCCATGCTGCCACCTATACTGTGGCCTGCGAGATAGATTTTCTGGGTATCGACTTGTGGCAGACTTGCCAGATATTTGCCAGCGGCAATAGCATCATCGACTTCACCACCAAACATTTCGAAATAACCTTCGCCGCCATTCTCACCGCGGAGGCGTGGCATTAAAAGGAGGTAGCCTGCATTGACAAAACCCTGAGCAGCGACCCAGTCATCGGTTGAAAATGAGAAGCCACCATGCAAAAAAACGACTGCGGGCATTTTCTTCGCATTGTCAGGCAGAGCCGATATCCATGCCTTCAAGTGCAACTTACCAGAGACGTAATCAATTTCTTTGACACCAGCTGGCAATTTTTCTTGTACAAAATCTTGTGGTGCTTTGATGTTCTTTGTGATTTGGCTGGCATAGGCAGCTCTTGCTGCCTGCAAGTCTTGCGCGTGCACGTTAAAGAAGCCAGCAGTCAGGGACAGCAGCAACAGGAACTTGAGCAGACGTGGCGTCTTGATTTTCATTTTGTACCGACATAGATGGGATGGAATCGGGATATTAAGGTATTCAGACAATTATGGATATAGGA
This is a stretch of genomic DNA from Undibacterium sp. KW1. It encodes these proteins:
- a CDS encoding HEAT repeat domain-containing protein — its product is MTLPRPADFEGILSLSRTDNDGRQSAVLTGYRAVHQLHDNHCSTGIHEYLDSDQVQPGESGRVAVCLSTPDMYPACLWDGRELNILEGKKQVGTLRVTSIFNTTLRTSPGEYLIRWQAPRLAEIGACLLDLFQGDDYQINQQALQDLHKLHASPLVLRMDATLFKTVMNMPGFDKANCVARMLTGYRLNYTRSLAAFKAASGDETFLSLFKGASRKKAQEEYTQVVTDLGSLMYALPGYGHLAQEEVLALLDTGDSFLISFAGTMMDAFPTLDDRHIAQLLDTMEEYGVHEWPYQPGIALAAALTKNPKGFDTVMSRFEHGNDNLQSGILRSFESLEMALPLQAQDMIVRRAQSHGGNRDDEAYSTTVIALALCKDRQAEAVAILAPCLESEAWFIRGNAAMSLGLLGIEDEVLINRLGDLIFDTEGNDWSVQSATLGALTELGDKARSQIDKLLRLARDDEDDNYTKQMLADCFGAIGDDSASVIEALRKIVAKQAYNSGRLAVIALGKLGKAAKPAMDAIKAFIFSEDYHVDDAEKARAVIDACIAINDADNVDVNNCIRHLAKSVHADVAEVAHQYLSGETKK
- a CDS encoding S9 family peptidase, which translates into the protein MKIKTPRLLKFLLLLSLTAGFFNVHAQDLQAARAAYASQITKNIKAPQDFVQEKLPAGVKEIDYVSGKLHLKAWISALPDNAKKMPAVVFLHGGFSFSTDDWVAAQGFVNAGYLLLMPRLRGENGGEGYFEMFGGEVDDAIAAGKYLASLPQVDTQKIYLAGHSIGGSMALLVSQMPSPYKAVAAYSGFARLPLWLAHYKNIAPFNVDLPDEQKIRDPYRYVASVKTPLYVFTESASPPAIPVNTEFCNMVAKYSICKHEVITGSHESMIAPAVARTIALFNKS